Proteins encoded together in one Solanum lycopersicum chromosome 7, SLM_r2.1 window:
- the LOC138337608 gene encoding uncharacterized protein, with amino-acid sequence MWWQSHVECQPTEAPPMTWASFSSLFMEKYIPQTLRDRKRDEFLSLEQGRMSVNAYEAKFRALSRYATKLCFSPQERIRCFVNGLRSDLRISALQVAATAKFFQEVVDFVVEVEGVKPDEFTMASTSKRFRKGGEFNGSYSRGQGSGGYSVRPILSSLQTVVGGLPQTGQHFSERPMLDSRECYGCGETGHIRRNCPKQSFRPPMARGRGGHGRGHYSGGRGGRGNGGHQNGRGDGQTGATTSEHGRGNGQTNDRAHCYAFPGRSEAEASDAVITGNLLVCDCMASVLFDPGSTFSYVSSSFANGLNLHCELLDMPIRVSTPVGESVVVEKVYRSCLVNFVGSNTYVDLVILEMDDFDVILGMTWLSPQFVILDCNAKTVTLAKPGTDPLVWEGDYTSNSVRIISFLRAKKMVSKGCLAFLAHLKDDTTQVPSIESVSVVREFLDMFPADLPGMPPDRDIDFCIDLEPGTRPISIPPYRMAPAELRELKAQLQELLSKGFIRPSASPWGAPVLFVKKKDGSFRMCIDYRQLNKVTIKNKYPLPRIDDLFDQLQGACVFSKIDLRSGYHQLKIRATDVPKTAFRTRYGHYEFVVMSFGLTNAPAAFMSLINGIFKPYLDLFVIVFIDDILI; translated from the coding sequence atgtggtggcagtcacatgttgagtgtcaaccaacggaggcaccacctatgacttgggcctcattctctagcttgtttatggagaagtatatcccccagactttgagggataggaaaagggatgagttcttgagcctagagcaaggcaggatgtcggtcaatgcatatgaggctaagtttcgtgcactatccagatatgccactaaactttgtttcagtccgcAAGAGCGGATTCGTTGTTTTGTGAacgggttgaggtcagatttgcggatttcagctttacaggtagcggctacggcaaaattcttccaagaagtggtagatttcgtggtagaggtggaaggagtgaagccagatgaattcaccatggcatcgacatcaaagaggtttcgtaaaggaggtgagtttaatggttcttactctagaggacaaggttccggaggttactcagttcgacccattctgtcttcactacagactgtagttgggggtctacctcagaccggtcaacacttctctgagagacctatgcttgactctagagagtgttatggatgtggggagactggacatattaggagaaattgtccaaaacagagttttagacccccaatggctagaggtagaggtggtcatggtagaggccattattctggaggacgtggtggtcgaggtaatggtggtcaccaaaatggtcgaggtgatgggcaaactggagccactacatctgaacatggtaggggcaatggacagacaaacgatagggcccattgttacgctttccctgggcggtctgaagcggaggcatctgatgctgtcatcacaggtaatcttctggtttgtgattgcatggcttctgtattgtttgatcctggatccacattttcttatgtatcttcctcatttgctaatggtctaaatttacattgtgaattacttgatatgcctattcgtgtttctactccggtgggtgagtctgtggtagttgaaaaggtatataggtcttgtttggtgaactttgtggggagcaacacttatgtagatttggttatcttagaaatggatgattttgatgtaattctgggtatgacttggctttctccgcaatttgtgatcttggattgtaatgctaaaacggtgacgttagccaagcctgggacagatccgttagtgtgggagggtgactacacttccaattcggtgcgtatcatctcctttcttcgtgctaagaaaatggttagtaaagggtgtttagctttcttggcacatctcaaggatgacactacccaagtaccttcgattgagtcggtttcggtggtccgtgagtttctagatatgttccctgcagatcttcctggtatgccaccagatagggatattgacttctgtattgatcttgaaccgggtactcgtcccatttctatacccccttatagaatggcacccgcggagttaagagagttaaaagcccaacttcaagagttgttgagcaaaggcttcattagaccaagtgcatctccttggggtgctccggttttgtttgtgaagaagaaggatgggagttttcggatgtgcatagactaccggcagttgaacaaggtaaccataaagaacaagtatcctcttcctcgcattgatgacttgttcgatcagttacaaggtgcttgtgtcttctccaagattgacttgagatctggttatcatcaattgaaaatacgggcaacggatgtgccaaagactgcttttagaaccaggtatgggcattacgagtttgtagtgatgtcttttggtcttacaaatgcccctgctgctttcatgagcttgataaacgggatttttaagccatatttggatctctttgtgatcgtatttattgatgacatactgata